Genomic segment of Truepera radiovictrix DSM 17093:
GGGGGCGTCTTGGCGGTAGACGTCCACGATGTACGAGATCGCTTGGAAGATATAGAAGGAGAGCCCGATGGGCAGCACGACCTCCCAGAGCGTCAGCGGGCGCGCCCCGAGGGCGACGAGGAGGGCGTTAAAAGACGCCACCCCGAAGTTGAAATACTTGAAGTAGGCGAGCGCCGCGAGGTTGCCGGCCACCCCGAGCGCGAGGGCGGCGCGCGCGCGCCGCGGCGTGCGGGCGCGCGCGACCGCGCGCCCCGCGAAAAAGCTAAAGAGCGTGACGCCGACTAGGAGCAGGAGGAAGTCGAGGCGCCACCAGGCGTAAAAGAGGTAGCTCGCCACCAAAATGAGCGGCGAGCGGAAGCGAAACGGCAGGAGGTAGTAGAGCGCCAGAAAAAGCGGCAGGAAGAGAAACAAAAAGACGTGGGTGGAAAAGACCATGAACCGGAGCTCGGCGCGGTTACTCGAGCGTCTGCGTGGTGTTGACCTCGAAAAGCCCGCTCGGCGCGTCCGCGGGGCCGAAGACGAAGGCGCTGTAGACGCCGCCGCGCTGCAGCGCGACCTCGTCAAAGGTGGCGATCGGCACGTCCGCCTCGAACACCCCGAAGGCCGTGGTGATGGGGTTGACGTCGATGCTCGCCGACGCCCCCGGCGCGACCCCGGCGATCACCTCCGTCTCCCCGTCGGCCGTCCTTAAGTCCACGGCGGCGAGGTCCGAGAGGTTGTAGAGCGTCAGAAGCGCGCGGGCGCTGTTGTCGAGCGTCGGGTCCTCCAAGAGCAAGGCGCCCTCGTCGGTCAGTGCGACCGTGTAGAAGCGGCCCGCGCTCACCTCGAGCGTCTCCTCGAGGGCTCCGGCCAAGAGCGTGCGCTCCCCCTGGCTGACGACCTGGTACGGCGTGACGCTCCCAAAGGCGATAGCGTCAAACGTGCTCTCGCCGACCTCCGGCGTCACCTCGGCGAGGTCCTGCGCGGCGTGCACGACCCGGACAAAAGCGGCGTCGGGCGGCGGCGCCGGCGCGTAGAGCTCCTGCGCCGCCCCCTGCACCCCCCAAAGAAACGCCCAGAGCACCATCCCCACGTAGAGGGGCCGCGACGTACGTCCCAACGATGCTGTTTTCATCAGTGGCTCCTTAAACCGCTCTAAACTGGTTGACTCTAACATGCTCGCACGGGCGTGCAGAACGGAAAAGGGTGAGCCTTACGGAGCCGTTTTCTCACCATTTTCGGCCCCTTGTCTGTTTGGCGCCAGCTGGGTAGCGCGCCACAAGACGCCGCGCCGTGGCGCCGAGACCGTTTCGCTATCGCTACAATGGTTTATGCGCGCAACCGACATGATCGACAAAAAACGCCACGGGGGTGAGCACACCCGCGAGGAGTTAGAGGCCTTTATCGGGGGCTACGTCGCGGGTGAGGTGCCCGACTACCAGGTCGCGGCGTGGCTCATGGCGGTCGTTTTTCGGGGGATGACGGTCCGCGAGACCGCCGAGCTGACCGCCGTCATGGCGCACTCGGGCGACCTGCTCGACCTGAGCGGCCTCCCCCACACCGTCGACAAGCACTCGACGGGTGGCGTCGGCGACAAGACGAGCCTCGTGCTCGCGCCCCTCTTGGCCGCCGCGGGCGCCGTGGTCGCCAAGATGAGCGGGCGCGGCCTCGGGCACACGGGCGGCACCATCGACAAACTCGAGAGCATCCCCGGCTTTCGCACCGACTTAAGCGAGCGCGACTTTTACCGGCAGGCCGAAACCGTCGGCGTGGTCATCACCGGCCAGTCCAAGGAGCTCGCCCCCGCCGACGGGCTCCTCTACGCCCTGCGCGACGCCACGGCGACGGTGCAGTCGCTCCCACTCATTGCCGCTTCGATCATGAGCAAAAAGCTCGCCGGCGGCGCGCGCACCATCGTGCTCGACGTCAAGGTGGGTAGCGGCGCCTTTATGAAGACGCCCGCCGAGGCGCGCGAGCTCGCCCGGACGATGCTCGGTATCGGGGAGCGCGCGAACCGGAACGTGCGGGCGCTCCTCAGCGACATGTCCGAACCCCTGGGCCGGGCGGTCGGCAACGCGCTCGAGGTCGACGAGGCGGTGCGCTGCCTCCAGGGGGAGGGGCCGGAGGACCTGCAGGCGCTCTGCTTGGCGCTCGCCGAGGCGGGGCTCGCGGCGGCGGGGCTCGACGCGAGCCGCGCGGCGCTCCAGGAGCTCATCTCGAGCGGGCGGGCGTTTGCAACGTTCGAGGCGTGGGTGCGGGCGCAGGGGGGCGACGTGAGCCAGCTGGGCCACCTCGAGCGCGCCCCCGACAGGCACACCCTCCGGGCGCCGCGCAGCGGTTACGTGGCGCGCCTTGAGGCGCTCGAGGTCGGCCAAGCGGTCAAGGTCTTGGGCGGCGGCCGCAGCAGAAAGGGGGACGCCATCGACCCGGGCGTCGGGGTGGTGCTGCACGCCAAGGTCGGCGACGAGGTCGCCGCGGGCGACGCGCTCGCGACCCTCTACCACCGCGGCGGGCGGGGCTTCGAGGAGGCGCTCGCGCGCCTCGAGGGGGCCTTTACGCTCGCCGACGAAGCGGCCGCGGCGCCCGAGCTCGTGCTCGAAACCCTCGCCTAGGCGCCCGTGACAGAGCCCCTGCGCCTCCCCGGCGCGGTCGTCGAGGGGATGCTGGCGCACGCGCGCGCGCGTGACCCCGAGGAGTGCGTGGGGCTCGTCTTCGGCCGCGAGGGCGCCGCGACGCGCCACGTCCCCCTAACCAACACCGCCGCGGCGCCGCGCACGCGCTTTTTCGCCGACCCCACC
This window contains:
- a CDS encoding alginate O-acetyltransferase AlgF; the encoded protein is MKTASLGRTSRPLYVGMVLWAFLWGVQGAAQELYAPAPPPDAAFVRVVHAAQDLAEVTPEVGESTFDAIAFGSVTPYQVVSQGERTLLAGALEETLEVSAGRFYTVALTDEGALLLEDPTLDNSARALLTLYNLSDLAAVDLRTADGETEVIAGVAPGASASIDVNPITTAFGVFEADVPIATFDEVALQRGGVYSAFVFGPADAPSGLFEVNTTQTLE
- a CDS encoding thymidine phosphorylase, with the translated sequence MRATDMIDKKRHGGEHTREELEAFIGGYVAGEVPDYQVAAWLMAVVFRGMTVRETAELTAVMAHSGDLLDLSGLPHTVDKHSTGGVGDKTSLVLAPLLAAAGAVVAKMSGRGLGHTGGTIDKLESIPGFRTDLSERDFYRQAETVGVVITGQSKELAPADGLLYALRDATATVQSLPLIAASIMSKKLAGGARTIVLDVKVGSGAFMKTPAEARELARTMLGIGERANRNVRALLSDMSEPLGRAVGNALEVDEAVRCLQGEGPEDLQALCLALAEAGLAAAGLDASRAALQELISSGRAFATFEAWVRAQGGDVSQLGHLERAPDRHTLRAPRSGYVARLEALEVGQAVKVLGGGRSRKGDAIDPGVGVVLHAKVGDEVAAGDALATLYHRGGRGFEEALARLEGAFTLADEAAAAPELVLETLA